From the genome of Streptomyces ficellus:
ACGCCGGTTACGCCGTCGACGACAGCGAGCAGGAGATCGGCGTGCGCTGCATCGCGGTGTCGGTCCCCGACTCCCCCACCGCCGCCGCCATCTCCATCTCGGGCCCGGCCGGCCGCGTCACCGAAGCGGCCACGGAACGGATCGTCCCGATCCTCCAGGGCATCGCCAAGGAACTCTCCACGGCACTGGCGAACCCCGCGAACAACGGCCAGGCCTGACGTCCGCCGCGCGAGCCCACCCCCATGGCGGCGACGGGTACGTCTACCCAGAGGTCACCGTCCTGGACCGCGGCGGGTCGTCGATTCAGCGCGCCGCGCATGGCGTGCGCGTGCCGACTCGTGGGCCGTCCGCAGCAGTTCGCGTACCGACGCTTCCGTGCGCTCGCCCGGGTTCACCACTGCCAGCCAGCCGGCGGCACCGTAGACGGGGTGCGCGATCACGGTGTCGGTGGCGCTGGGGTCGGCCTCGGCGGAGGCCGGTTCGCGTGGCTCGTGACCGGTCCACCGGATGAACGCCTCCTTCCCGGCGGCGACATTCACGCGGAAGGTGTCCGGCCGGTCCAGACGCGACGCCTCGTCGCCGGGACAGTCCTTGGTCACGACCGTCGCGAACGGTTGCCGCGTCGCCGGAATGGCGCCGTCGGGTGCGTAGTAGAAGAACGTGTCGCCCCAGCTGATCTCGGGCGTGCCGTCGCCGGGTGCGGGCCTGAGGGTCAGGACGCCGTCGAGCCCGCCCACGAAGCTGATGATCTCGTCGATGGTCATGTGGTCCAGCGTGGCATTCACGTGCATGTGGAGACTTCGGGGCCGAAACAGAGGGGATGCCGGATGCCAAGTCTCAAATCTGGGGGTATGCGCCCCGCTGATGTGGCGCGGCGCGCAGGGTATTCCGTTCAGCACGTTCGCAATCTCGAGCGCGACGGTGTGCTTCCGCCCGCGAGCCGCACGGCCACGGGCCACCGGACGTACGGGGAGGTCCATCTGCGGTCCGCACTGGCCTATCGGGCCCTCGCCGCGGGCGTGGGCCCGATCGAGGCCAAGAGGATCGTCCGGGCCTTCCACCAGCGCCCCACCTCGGAGGCGCTGGCCCTTCTCGACGCGGCGCACGCCCGGCTCGACACGGAACGCGCGGAACTGAGGCAGGCCACCCAGGCCGCCCACGCGATCGCCGGCGAGCCGATCGAGGACGTGAGGGCCTCGGACGCGATGAGCGTCTCCGAACTCGCCGCCGCCCTCGGTGTGCGCCCTTCGACGTTGCGGCACTGGCACGCGGAGGCCCTGGTCGTCCCGCACCGCGACCCCGTGCGGGGAACGCGACGGTACACACCGGCTCACGTGCGGGACGCGCGGATCGTTCACCAACTGCGCAAGGCCGGATACGGCATCACACCCCTTCGGGCGCTGATGCCGGAGTTGCGGCGCAACCGCCGTGGGGAGGACGTCGTTGCGGCGCTGGCCGCCAGGGACGTCACCCTCACCGCTCGTTCCCGCGCGCTCCTCGACGGCGCCGCCGCACTCAGCGCGGTGCTCTCCCTGCACGGGCGAACGCGGGGCAGCGCCTGACCCTGGAGCGGCGGTGGGCGGCCCGCTGCCGCCCGGACCACCGCTGACGGGGCTTCACTGAGCCTGTTCGCCGAACAGCTCCACCGCCCGGCGTACGCCGGTGAGCGCGTCGCCGAGGGCGCTGACCGAGCCGAGCGCGCCCGCGAGGAGCAGTAACGACCGGCGCAGCCGCCGTACTTCGGGCACGCCGGTGAGGGTCATGGCGGCGAGTGCGGCCAGTTCGTCCTCGGCTATGCCCCGGTCGGCGAAGTCGGCCGGGTGGCCGGCGAGTTCACGGCGGAGGCGGGCGACGGCGGCGCGCAGTTCCGTCACCCTCGGGTCCTCGTCGCTGTCGGCCGCGCGCCTCTGCCCCATGCTGCGCAACAAAAGCTCTCCCGCCCCTTGCACGCACTACGTTGTGCGCCCGTCCCTTTACTTAACGCCATGACGGGCGGGGAGCGCCACTCCTCCGGCGAAACTCAGGAGGTGCCTTCCGCCGCGATGGCGCCGCGCCAGACGGTGACGTCGAGGGTGACGTAGTGACTGGGGTCGGATTCGGGCGACTTGCCCTGGTAGGTGACCAGTCCGACGTGGCCGCCGTTGGTCAGGACGCAGAGCTGGGAGCCCTTGGACAGGGAGTCCAGGTCGACCCGGTCGGCATAGCGGGTCTCGGTCCGGCAGGTGTTGAGGTCGCCCTTCTGGCCCGCGCGCAGGAGGATGAGCCGTCCGTCCTCGACGGAGATCTTCTCCAGGCTCCAGTCGTAGGCGACGTCGACGTTGGCGTCGTCACCGAGCGGCTTGACGGGGTCGTCCGCCAGCGTCAGGTGGTAGCCGTCCGTGAGGTCGATGCCCTGGTAGGTGGCGGGCTCCGGGTCGGCGACCGGCTCCGGGGGCTTCTGGGAGGAGGGCGTTTCGGGTGAGGGGGTCGCCCCGCCCGGGGCGTTGTCCACGGGCTCCTGCTGCGCGGGGGTGGAGTCGCCGGTGGCAGGGTCGCCGCTCTTCGCCGCCTGGTTGCCGCCCTTGGTGTCGTCGCCCTTCATGAGGTAGTACACGCCGCCGCCGGCGAGCCCCGCCACGAGGAGCGTGGCGGTCAGCGCCAGCAGCAGGTTCCGCTTGGTCTTCTTGCGGGGCGGGGTGGCGGTCGTCGTGGTGGCGCCGACCGGGGCCGGACCGGTGTGCGGGGGCGGCGTGGGGTGGGCCTGGGGGTAGCCGTAACCGGGCGCGCCGGGGGCCGGGTGGGTCTGCGGGTAGCCGTAGCCGGGTGCGGGCGCGGAGGCGTGGGTGTGGGGCTGGGTGGGCGCGGGGCCGAAGCCGGGCGGCGGGGTCGCCGGGGCGGCATGGGCCGTCGGGGCGTGCGCCGCCGGGGCCTGCTGGGGGGCCTGGGCGGGCGGCGGGGTCGCGGGAGCGGCCGGGGCGGCGGGTGCCGTGGGCGGCTGGGCGGGCGGCGGGGGCGTGGTGGCCGCGACGGGGGCGGGCGCGGCGGCGCGGGTGGTGATGTCCGCGGCGACCGCGCCGGGCAGCCACTCCTCGGGGCGGCGCAGCGTGGTCTGGTCGCTGGCCGCCTGGCACAGGGTCAGGATGTCGGCGACGGACGGGCGTTCGGCCGGGTCCTTGGCCAGGCAGCGGGTGACCAGTTCGCGCAGCCGGTCCGGGAGCCCGTCGAGCTGCGGCTCCTCGTGGACGATCCGGTAGAGCACGCCGTGCGAGGTGCCCTCGCCGAACGCGGGGCTGCCGAGGGCCGCGTACGCCGTGACCTGGCCGAGGGCGAAGATGTCGGTGGCCGCGGTGACCGTGCGGCCGGCCGCCTGCTCGGGCGACATGAACGAGGGGGTGCCGATGGTCACTCCGCTGCCGGTGAGCGAGGTGGCGTCGGCGGCCCGCGCGATGCCGAAGTCGATGACGCGCGGCCCGTCGGCGGCGAGCAGGACGTTCGCGGGCTTGAGGTCGCGGTGCACGATTCCCGCGCCGTGGATGACCTGGAGGGCCTCGGCGATTCCGGCGACCAGCAGCAGGACCGTGTCGACGGGCAGCCTGCCGTGGGCCTGCACCGCGTCGGCGAGGGACGGGCCCGGGACGTACGCGGTGGCCAGCCAG
Proteins encoded in this window:
- a CDS encoding DUF5955 family protein; translation: MLRSMGQRRAADSDEDPRVTELRAAVARLRRELAGHPADFADRGIAEDELAALAAMTLTGVPEVRRLRRSLLLLAGALGSVSALGDALTGVRRAVELFGEQAQ
- a CDS encoding serine/threonine-protein kinase, translated to MSGGPARQGTVFQPLEGDDPRSVAGYRLAARLGAGGMGKVYLSYTPGGRPVAIKVIRPDFAEDAEFRRRFAQEVKSAQRVQGLYTAPVIDSDTDARQPWLATAYVPGPSLADAVQAHGRLPVDTVLLLVAGIAEALQVIHGAGIVHRDLKPANVLLAADGPRVIDFGIARAADATSLTGSGVTIGTPSFMSPEQAAGRTVTAATDIFALGQVTAYAALGSPAFGEGTSHGVLYRIVHEEPQLDGLPDRLRELVTRCLAKDPAERPSVADILTLCQAASDQTTLRRPEEWLPGAVAADITTRAAAPAPVAATTPPPPAQPPTAPAAPAAPATPPPAQAPQQAPAAHAPTAHAAPATPPPGFGPAPTQPHTHASAPAPGYGYPQTHPAPGAPGYGYPQAHPTPPPHTGPAPVGATTTTATPPRKKTKRNLLLALTATLLVAGLAGGGVYYLMKGDDTKGGNQAAKSGDPATGDSTPAQQEPVDNAPGGATPSPETPSSQKPPEPVADPEPATYQGIDLTDGYHLTLADDPVKPLGDDANVDVAYDWSLEKISVEDGRLILLRAGQKGDLNTCRTETRYADRVDLDSLSKGSQLCVLTNGGHVGLVTYQGKSPESDPSHYVTLDVTVWRGAIAAEGTS
- a CDS encoding MerR family transcriptional regulator produces the protein MRPADVARRAGYSVQHVRNLERDGVLPPASRTATGHRTYGEVHLRSALAYRALAAGVGPIEAKRIVRAFHQRPTSEALALLDAAHARLDTERAELRQATQAAHAIAGEPIEDVRASDAMSVSELAAALGVRPSTLRHWHAEALVVPHRDPVRGTRRYTPAHVRDARIVHQLRKAGYGITPLRALMPELRRNRRGEDVVAALAARDVTLTARSRALLDGAAALSAVLSLHGRTRGSA
- a CDS encoding DUF6194 family protein; this encodes MTIDEIISFVGGLDGVLTLRPAPGDGTPEISWGDTFFYYAPDGAIPATRQPFATVVTKDCPGDEASRLDRPDTFRVNVAAGKEAFIRWTGHEPREPASAEADPSATDTVIAHPVYGAAGWLAVVNPGERTEASVRELLRTAHESARARHARRAESTTRRGPGR